In the genome of Pseudomonas sp. HS6, one region contains:
- the recC gene encoding exodeoxyribonuclease V subunit gamma has protein sequence MPDTQSLNAAFMVVQSNSLDELRSLVISIMRRYPLAPLENEIALVQSNGIAQWLKLALAEDPEEDDLGGCGIAAAIDVQLPGSFMWQLYRMVLGRDEIPAKSLLDKAPLTWRLMRLLPQVIDLPHFEPLQRFLTHDSDLRKRYQLSERLADLFDQYQVYRADWLEDWAEGRHQLRNVRGEVKPLPITSCWQAELWRALLEDVGEQGMAQSRAGVHQRFIECINSLEKAPAGLPSRVIVFGISSLPAQVLEALAGLARFSQVLLCVHNPCRYHWADIVADKDLLRHQYKRQARKSGMPVVLDSESLHQHAHPLLAAWGKQGRDYINLLDSFDDPGSYRAAFRNGRIDLFSETVPQNMLNQLQDDILELRPLSETRELWPDVDLKQDQSIRFHIAHSAQREVEILHDQLLARFSANPELRPRDVIVMVPDIDSYAPHVRAVFGQLDRHDPRFIPFTLADQGQRGRDPLLIAVEHLLKLPDSRFPVSEVLDLLDVPALRARFGVEERDLPTLHRWIEGAGVRWGMDADQRAGLGLPNELEQNSWRFGLRRMLLGYAVGDSSACAGIEPYDEVGGLDAALIGPLVALLDALEYSHQQLLKSAKPKEWGSRLQVLMQLFFKASNEHDDYLLTQLEELRETWLETCESVGLEDDLPLTVVREAWLAGLDQGRLSQRFLAGAVNFCTLMPMRAIPFKLVCLLGMNDGDYPRAQPPLDFDLMGSDYRPGDRSRREDDRYLLLEALLSARHQLYISWVGRSIRDNSERPPSVLIGQLRDHLANGWRTTDEGVDILHAMTQEHPLQPFSSRYFHEGDELFSYASEWQLLHQRHEPVDVRRMLEPHVQEEPLSLALLQDFLRNPVRHFFTQRLKVYFEAAQVPQADEEPFVLDALQRYTLSDSLLEAALRRTESVDQALEAQARRLQNSGLLPMAGFGECLQRELIEPLPDLLQRYQQLLTLWPTPLTSAIPINLEWQGLRLEGWLGGLHQRADGGVLSVTTIPNSIGSIKSRKWHRLTKPWVNHLVACASGLSLTTALVASDDTLLLEPMKQDRAWRILEDLLLAWQSGMRQPLPVAVKTAFAWLGQNDPLKAVAAARKAYEGDGQSSEGERRESPALARQFPNFDALLAEETFPDWCNALYRPVLEAPWQSLASAGVRS, from the coding sequence ATGCCGGACACTCAGTCCCTCAACGCTGCATTCATGGTGGTTCAGAGCAACAGCCTGGACGAACTGCGCAGCCTTGTGATCAGCATAATGCGACGCTACCCGCTGGCTCCCCTGGAGAACGAAATCGCGCTCGTGCAGAGCAACGGCATTGCCCAATGGCTCAAGCTGGCATTGGCGGAGGATCCCGAAGAGGATGACCTTGGCGGGTGCGGCATTGCCGCCGCAATTGATGTGCAGTTGCCGGGCAGTTTCATGTGGCAGCTTTACCGCATGGTTCTGGGACGAGATGAGATCCCGGCAAAGTCCTTGCTCGACAAGGCACCTCTGACCTGGCGGCTGATGCGCTTGTTGCCGCAGGTCATCGACTTGCCGCATTTCGAACCGCTGCAACGATTCCTGACCCATGACTCCGACTTGCGCAAGCGCTACCAGCTGTCCGAGCGTCTGGCTGATCTATTCGATCAATATCAGGTGTACCGTGCCGACTGGCTTGAGGATTGGGCCGAGGGGCGTCATCAACTGCGAAATGTCAGGGGGGAAGTAAAACCGCTCCCCATCACCAGTTGCTGGCAGGCAGAGCTGTGGCGTGCATTGCTTGAGGATGTCGGTGAACAAGGCATGGCTCAAAGCCGTGCGGGTGTGCACCAGCGATTCATCGAGTGCATCAACAGCCTTGAAAAAGCACCGGCAGGCTTGCCGTCACGGGTCATTGTTTTTGGGATTTCCTCATTGCCCGCACAAGTACTCGAAGCATTGGCAGGGCTTGCCCGTTTCAGCCAGGTCCTGCTCTGTGTCCATAACCCTTGCCGTTATCATTGGGCCGATATCGTTGCCGACAAGGATCTGTTGCGTCATCAATACAAGCGTCAGGCTCGCAAGAGTGGCATGCCCGTGGTTCTGGACTCTGAATCACTGCATCAGCATGCCCATCCGCTGCTCGCCGCCTGGGGCAAACAAGGTCGTGACTACATCAATCTGCTCGACAGCTTTGACGACCCCGGCAGCTATCGCGCGGCATTTCGCAATGGTCGAATCGATCTGTTCAGCGAAACTGTTCCGCAAAACATGCTCAATCAACTGCAGGATGACATTCTGGAACTGCGTCCGCTCAGTGAGACGCGTGAGCTTTGGCCCGATGTCGATCTGAAGCAAGACCAGTCGATTCGGTTCCACATTGCCCATAGTGCCCAGCGTGAAGTGGAGATTCTCCACGATCAGCTTCTGGCCCGCTTCAGCGCCAATCCCGAACTTCGCCCCCGTGACGTGATAGTGATGGTGCCTGACATCGACAGCTATGCACCGCATGTCCGTGCGGTGTTTGGGCAGCTGGATCGTCATGATCCGCGGTTCATTCCTTTCACGCTGGCAGACCAAGGACAACGCGGTCGGGATCCACTACTGATTGCTGTCGAACATCTGCTCAAACTGCCAGACAGTCGCTTTCCCGTCAGCGAAGTCCTCGACTTGCTCGATGTTCCGGCGTTACGCGCACGGTTCGGTGTGGAGGAGCGGGACTTGCCGACTCTGCACCGCTGGATCGAAGGCGCCGGTGTGCGCTGGGGGATGGACGCTGACCAGCGCGCCGGACTGGGATTGCCCAATGAGCTGGAGCAGAACAGCTGGCGTTTCGGCCTGAGGCGGATGCTCCTGGGGTATGCGGTTGGCGACTCAAGTGCCTGCGCGGGTATTGAGCCCTACGATGAAGTTGGCGGTCTCGATGCCGCATTGATCGGTCCCCTGGTCGCCTTGCTGGATGCCTTGGAGTACTCGCACCAGCAATTGTTGAAGTCTGCGAAACCTAAAGAGTGGGGGAGCCGGCTGCAGGTACTGATGCAGTTGTTTTTCAAAGCTAGCAATGAGCATGACGACTACTTGCTGACTCAGCTTGAGGAGCTGCGCGAAACCTGGCTTGAGACCTGTGAGTCTGTCGGACTGGAAGACGACTTACCGCTAACCGTTGTTCGCGAGGCCTGGCTGGCCGGACTGGACCAAGGGCGTTTGTCTCAACGCTTCCTGGCCGGTGCAGTGAACTTTTGTACCCTGATGCCGATGCGGGCAATTCCATTCAAGCTGGTTTGCCTTCTGGGTATGAACGATGGCGATTATCCCCGGGCACAACCACCGCTGGATTTCGACCTCATGGGTAGCGATTACCGGCCAGGTGATCGCTCCCGTCGTGAAGATGATCGCTATCTGTTGCTCGAAGCGCTGCTGTCTGCTCGTCATCAGCTCTACATCAGTTGGGTAGGCCGCAGCATTCGTGACAACAGTGAGCGGCCACCCTCGGTGCTGATCGGTCAGTTGCGCGATCATCTCGCCAACGGTTGGCGAACGACTGATGAAGGCGTCGATATTTTGCATGCCATGACTCAGGAGCACCCGCTGCAGCCATTCAGTTCACGTTACTTCCATGAGGGTGATGAACTGTTCAGCTATGCCAGCGAATGGCAGTTGCTGCATCAACGTCATGAGCCTGTTGATGTGAGAAGAATGCTCGAACCCCATGTCCAGGAGGAGCCGCTGAGTCTCGCATTGTTGCAGGATTTCCTGCGCAATCCGGTGCGACACTTTTTCACTCAGCGCCTGAAGGTTTATTTTGAAGCGGCGCAAGTACCTCAAGCAGACGAAGAACCCTTTGTGCTGGATGCGCTGCAACGATATACCCTCAGCGACAGTTTGCTTGAAGCGGCCTTGAGACGTACGGAGAGTGTTGATCAGGCTCTGGAGGCTCAGGCTCGGCGCCTGCAAAACAGCGGGCTGCTGCCCATGGCGGGATTCGGTGAGTGCCTGCAGCGAGAGTTGATTGAACCGCTTCCTGATTTGCTGCAACGCTATCAGCAGCTACTGACGCTTTGGCCGACTCCGCTGACCAGTGCAATTCCGATCAATCTTGAATGGCAGGGATTACGGCTGGAAGGATGGCTTGGAGGTCTGCATCAACGCGCTGATGGCGGTGTGCTCTCGGTGACGACGATCCCCAACAGCATCGGCTCGATCAAGAGCCGAAAATGGCACCGTCTGACCAAGCCATGGGTCAATCATCTGGTCGCTTGTGCGAGTGGGCTTTCTCTGACTACGGCGCTGGTCGCCAGTGACGACACGCTTTTGCTTGAGCCGATGAAGCAGGATCGGGCCTGGAGAATACTCGAAGACCTGCTGCTCGCCTGGCAGTCAGGAATGCGTCAACCGCTCCCGGTTGCGGTGAAAACCGCTTTTGCATGGCTGGGTCAGAATGACCCGCTGAAGGCCGTAGCCGCTGCCCGCAAAGCCTATGAGGGGGATGGCCAGAGTAGCGAAGGCGAGCGACGCGAAAGCCCCGCATTGGCGCGACAATTCCCGAATTTCGATGCGTTGTTGGCCGAGGAGACCTTCCCCGATTGGTGCAATGCTTTATACCGCCCAGTGCTTGAAGCCCCTTGGCAATCCTTGGCCAGCGCGGGAGTACGTTCATGA
- a CDS encoding Dyp-type peroxidase, translated as MSYYQPGILATPVPSQARHLFFALESVEALPQAIDNLLNLVDSKSAVVGFGESLVKALNVNIDGLRSFPALTGVGVENPSTQHALWVWLHGVDRGDLLNRSTALEAALAPALRLVQMQEAFRHKDGHDLTGYEDGTENPHDEAAIAAALQSEGADGLVGGSFAAIQQWQHDLKGFHALSAEDKDNIMGRRLSDNEEIDDAPVSAHVKRTAQESFAPEAFVVRRSMPWIEGDRAGLMFLAFGFSLDAFEAQLRRMSGLEDGITDGLYRISRPITGGYYWCPPLQNGHLDLRALRIG; from the coding sequence ATGAGTTACTACCAGCCGGGCATCCTCGCCACCCCAGTTCCGTCGCAAGCACGTCACCTGTTTTTCGCCCTCGAATCGGTTGAAGCGCTGCCGCAGGCGATCGACAACCTGCTGAACCTGGTGGACAGCAAGTCGGCAGTGGTGGGTTTCGGTGAATCCCTGGTCAAGGCCCTGAATGTGAACATCGACGGCCTGCGCAGCTTCCCGGCGCTGACCGGTGTCGGCGTAGAAAACCCGTCGACCCAGCACGCCCTGTGGGTCTGGCTGCACGGCGTCGACCGTGGCGATCTGCTCAACCGCAGCACCGCGCTTGAGGCCGCACTGGCCCCGGCGTTGCGTCTGGTGCAGATGCAGGAAGCCTTCCGCCACAAGGACGGTCATGACCTCACCGGTTATGAAGACGGCACCGAAAACCCGCATGACGAAGCCGCCATCGCCGCCGCTCTGCAAAGTGAAGGCGCCGACGGTCTGGTCGGTGGCAGCTTCGCTGCGATCCAGCAGTGGCAGCACGACCTCAAGGGTTTCCATGCGTTGTCCGCCGAGGACAAGGACAACATCATGGGCCGTCGCCTGAGCGACAACGAAGAGATCGACGACGCCCCGGTGTCCGCCCACGTCAAGCGCACCGCCCAGGAAAGCTTCGCTCCGGAAGCCTTCGTCGTGCGTCGTTCGATGCCGTGGATCGAAGGCGACCGCGCCGGCCTGATGTTCCTGGCGTTCGGTTTCTCCCTCGATGCCTTCGAAGCGCAACTGCGCCGCATGAGCGGTCTGGAAGACGGCATCACTGACGGTCTGTACCGCATCAGCCGGCCGATCACCGGCGGCTACTACTGGTGCCCGCCGCTGCAAAACGGCCACCTCGACCTGCGCGCGCTGCGCATCGGCTAA
- a CDS encoding Gfo/Idh/MocA family protein, translating to MNMVRWGMIGCGSVAERKSGPAFYKAPGSALVAVMGRRLDAVTDYASRHGIARTYTDVDALINDPEVDAVYIATPPDSHHAYSLKVAAAGKHCCVEKPMALNAGQSREMQQVFADAGLHLFVSYYRRSLPRFQQVRQWLEQGRIGEVRHLSWTLTKAPSPKDLDGSANWRTDPAVAGGGYFADLASHGFDLFQYLLGDIVEVAGFTARQAGLYAAEDAVSASWRFASGALGMGCWSFVADRREDRVEIIGSQGRIGFSVFDEHPVELHAEEDISLEIPHHEHIQWHHVLGMNAQIRGESQHPAVAAEALKTDWVMDQILKRH from the coding sequence ATGAACATGGTGCGTTGGGGCATGATCGGTTGCGGCAGCGTCGCTGAACGCAAGAGCGGGCCGGCTTTCTACAAGGCGCCCGGTTCGGCGTTGGTGGCGGTGATGGGCCGACGCCTCGATGCCGTGACCGATTACGCGTCACGCCACGGCATCGCCCGGACTTACACCGACGTCGATGCCTTGATCAACGACCCCGAGGTGGACGCGGTGTACATCGCCACGCCACCCGACAGCCATCACGCCTACAGCCTGAAAGTCGCCGCCGCCGGCAAGCATTGCTGCGTGGAAAAACCCATGGCGCTCAACGCCGGGCAAAGCCGCGAAATGCAGCAGGTGTTTGCCGATGCCGGTTTGCACCTGTTCGTCTCCTATTACCGCCGTTCGTTGCCGCGTTTCCAGCAGGTTCGGCAATGGTTGGAGCAGGGCCGCATCGGCGAAGTGCGGCATCTGAGCTGGACGCTGACCAAGGCGCCGTCGCCCAAGGATCTGGACGGTAGCGCAAACTGGCGCACCGATCCGGCGGTGGCCGGGGGCGGGTATTTCGCGGATCTGGCCAGCCATGGCTTCGACCTGTTCCAGTACCTGCTCGGCGACATCGTTGAAGTCGCTGGCTTCACCGCGCGTCAAGCGGGTTTGTACGCGGCGGAAGATGCAGTCAGCGCCAGTTGGCGATTCGCATCGGGCGCGTTGGGCATGGGCTGCTGGAGCTTTGTCGCGGATCGCCGTGAGGATCGGGTCGAGATCATTGGCAGCCAAGGGCGGATCGGCTTTTCGGTGTTCGATGAGCATCCGGTCGAGCTGCACGCGGAAGAAGATATCAGCCTGGAAATCCCCCATCACGAACACATCCAGTGGCATCACGTACTCGGCATGAACGCGCAGATTCGCGGTGAATCGCAGCACCCGGCAGTCGCCGCCGAAGCCCTGAAGACCGATTGGGTCATGGACCAGATCCTCAAGCGTCACTGA
- a CDS encoding GntR family transcriptional regulator translates to MTDNVLSLSSVPLHTQLRDVLRARILDGEYPQDSQMPSESELGTLFKVSRITVRQALGDLQKEGLIFKIHGKGTFVAKPKTFQNVSTLQGLAESMTGRGYEVINRLRSFKFIAADKLVAERLQVAEGEIVAQIKRVRLINREPISLEITYLPKAVGERLEKADLVTRDIFLILENDCGIALGHADLAIDAVLADSDLTQALNVEAGSPIMRIERLTHDANGQPLDFEHLYYRGDAFQYRLRIDRQKGA, encoded by the coding sequence ATGACCGATAACGTTCTCTCCTTAAGCAGCGTCCCGCTGCACACCCAACTGCGCGACGTGCTGCGCGCCCGGATTCTCGACGGCGAATACCCGCAAGACAGTCAGATGCCGTCCGAAAGCGAGCTTGGCACGCTGTTCAAGGTCAGCCGCATCACCGTGCGCCAGGCCCTGGGCGATCTGCAGAAAGAAGGGCTGATCTTCAAGATCCACGGCAAAGGCACTTTCGTCGCCAAACCCAAGACCTTTCAAAACGTCAGCACCTTGCAAGGCCTCGCCGAGTCCATGACCGGCCGTGGCTACGAAGTGATCAACCGCCTGCGCAGCTTCAAATTCATCGCCGCCGACAAACTGGTCGCCGAGCGTTTGCAGGTCGCCGAGGGCGAGATCGTCGCGCAGATCAAACGCGTGCGGCTGATCAACCGCGAGCCGATCTCGCTGGAAATCACCTACCTGCCCAAAGCCGTCGGTGAACGGCTGGAGAAGGCCGACCTGGTCACCCGCGACATCTTCCTGATCCTCGAAAACGACTGCGGCATCGCCCTCGGCCACGCCGATCTGGCCATCGACGCGGTGCTGGCCGATAGCGACCTGACCCAGGCGCTGAACGTCGAAGCCGGCTCGCCGATCATGCGCATCGAGCGTCTGACCCACGACGCCAACGGCCAGCCGCTGGACTTCGAACACCTTTACTACCGTGGCGATGCGTTCCAGTACCGCTTGCGGATCGACCGGCAAAAAGGGGCCTGA
- a CDS encoding fumarate reductase/succinate dehydrogenase flavoprotein subunit: protein MTRNTLEQEYDIVVIGGGTAGPMAAIKAKEKNKELRVLLVDKANVKRSGAISMGMDGLNNAIIPGHSTPEQYTKEITIANDGIVNQAAVYAYATHSFETIEQLDRWGVKFEKDETGDYAVKKVHHMGAYVLPMPEGHDIKKVLYRQLKRARVSITNRLVCTRLLTDEEGAVNGVMGFDCRTADFHVIKAKAVILACGAAGRLGLPSSGYLMGTYENPTNAGDGYAMAYHAGAELANLECFQINPLIKDYNGPACAYVTGPLGGYTANNKGERFIECDYWSGQMMWEFHQELESGNGPVFLKLDHLAEETIQNIEEILHSNERPSRGQFHANRGTDYRTQMVEMHISEIGFCSGHSASGVWVNERAETSVKGLYSAGDMAAVPHNYMLGAFTYGWFAGHNAAEFVAGREFSVLNAEQIEKEKARVYAPLDREHGLPPAQVEYKLRRFVNDYLQPPKVTKKMEIGLQRFSDIERDLHEMKANNAHELMRAMETSVIRDCAEMAARASLFRAESRWGLYHYRVDHPQRDDREWFCHCHLKKGEDGRMTSFKKAVEPYIIPLDAEEMQAYDRLRVGAFAA, encoded by the coding sequence ATGACCCGCAATACTCTTGAACAGGAATACGACATCGTCGTGATCGGCGGCGGCACCGCAGGCCCGATGGCCGCGATCAAGGCCAAGGAAAAGAACAAGGAACTGCGCGTGCTGCTGGTCGACAAGGCCAACGTCAAGCGCAGCGGCGCGATCAGCATGGGCATGGACGGCCTGAACAACGCGATCATCCCCGGCCACTCGACGCCGGAGCAGTACACCAAGGAAATCACCATCGCCAATGACGGCATCGTCAATCAGGCGGCGGTGTACGCCTACGCGACACACAGTTTCGAAACCATCGAACAGCTCGACCGATGGGGCGTGAAGTTCGAGAAGGACGAAACCGGCGATTACGCGGTGAAAAAAGTCCACCACATGGGCGCCTACGTGCTGCCGATGCCGGAAGGTCACGACATCAAGAAAGTCCTGTATCGCCAGTTGAAGCGGGCGCGGGTGAGCATCACCAACCGACTGGTCTGCACCCGTTTGCTGACCGACGAGGAGGGCGCCGTCAACGGCGTGATGGGGTTTGACTGCCGCACCGCCGATTTCCATGTGATCAAGGCCAAAGCGGTGATCCTTGCCTGCGGCGCTGCCGGGCGGCTTGGCCTGCCGTCCTCGGGTTACCTGATGGGCACCTACGAAAACCCGACTAACGCTGGTGACGGTTACGCGATGGCGTATCACGCCGGGGCCGAACTGGCCAACCTCGAGTGCTTCCAGATCAACCCGCTGATCAAGGACTACAACGGCCCGGCCTGCGCCTACGTCACCGGCCCGCTCGGCGGTTATACCGCCAACAACAAGGGCGAACGCTTCATCGAGTGCGATTACTGGAGCGGGCAGATGATGTGGGAGTTCCACCAGGAGCTGGAAAGCGGCAACGGCCCGGTGTTCCTCAAGCTCGATCACCTGGCCGAGGAAACCATCCAGAACATTGAAGAAATCCTGCACAGCAACGAACGCCCGAGTCGCGGCCAGTTTCACGCCAATCGCGGCACCGACTACCGCACGCAAATGGTCGAGATGCACATCTCGGAAATCGGCTTTTGCAGCGGTCACTCGGCGTCCGGCGTGTGGGTCAACGAGCGGGCCGAAACGTCGGTGAAAGGGTTGTACTCGGCCGGTGATATGGCCGCCGTGCCGCACAACTACATGCTCGGCGCGTTCACCTACGGCTGGTTCGCTGGCCACAACGCCGCGGAATTTGTCGCCGGACGTGAGTTCTCCGTGCTGAATGCCGAGCAGATCGAGAAGGAAAAGGCGCGGGTCTACGCACCGCTGGATCGCGAACACGGTCTGCCGCCGGCTCAGGTCGAGTACAAGCTGCGGCGCTTCGTTAACGACTATCTGCAACCGCCGAAAGTGACCAAAAAAATGGAAATCGGCCTGCAACGCTTCAGCGACATCGAACGCGATCTGCACGAGATGAAGGCCAACAACGCCCACGAACTGATGCGCGCCATGGAAACCAGCGTGATCCGCGACTGCGCCGAAATGGCTGCACGCGCCTCGCTGTTCCGCGCCGAAAGTCGCTGGGGCCTGTACCACTACCGCGTCGATCACCCACAACGGGACGACCGCGAATGGTTCTGCCATTGCCACCTGAAGAAGGGCGAGGACGGACGCATGACCAGTTTCAAGAAAGCCGTCGAGCCTTACATCATCCCGCTCGATGCCGAGGAAATGCAGGCCTATGACCGCCTTCGGGTTGGCGCTTTCGCCGCTTGA
- a CDS encoding ferredoxin family protein: protein MAYQAQEIFFRSNAPVTVDEDKCIAEKGCTVCVDVCPMDLLAINPATQKAYMAFDECWYCMPCEKDCPTGAVKVDIPYLLR, encoded by the coding sequence ATGGCCTATCAAGCCCAGGAAATCTTCTTCCGCTCCAACGCCCCCGTCACCGTGGACGAGGACAAATGCATCGCCGAAAAGGGCTGCACCGTGTGCGTCGACGTCTGCCCGATGGACCTGCTGGCGATCAACCCGGCCACGCAAAAGGCCTACATGGCGTTCGACGAATGCTGGTACTGCATGCCGTGCGAAAAGGACTGCCCGACCGGTGCGGTAAAAGTCGACATTCCTTACTTACTGCGTTGA
- a CDS encoding ABC transporter substrate-binding protein, translating into MLRAAIAGLVLASFTLSASAETIRIAIGTQDTTINCAAGGLLIRELGLLDKYLPHDGAYKDAKYDVQWKNFTSGAPLTNEMVAGKLDFGAMADFPGAFNGVAFETAGKHSLFISVLSGSIKGSGNGIVVPSASGVQSLSELKGKTISVPFASTAHGMLLRAVAEQGWDPLKDVNIIAQPPEVAGSALQAGKIDAHADFVPFAELFPSRGFARKIYDGAQANAPTFHGALVDQAYAKKYPEIVVAYLRASIEANQLLAAEPEKYSELIAKVTGVDAEVNYLFHGPLGVQTRDLSWKPEYRQAVGTAIDTLKLLKKADRGLDLNTFIDDQYIRAAFKASNLDYTAQLANYAQTPLKSVDAVTGKTISDFSHVAEIWVRGEDKVRRYSSAEEAFTALAGLKSEGKNIRAVYAQASDSGIKLLAEQAWFASDGKGRLSAFLLKGQAQQFASAQGGKVFDFTDATTQAVAAR; encoded by the coding sequence ATGTTGCGTGCAGCAATCGCCGGTCTGGTACTGGCTTCGTTCACCCTGTCGGCGTCCGCCGAAACCATCCGCATCGCCATCGGCACCCAGGACACCACCATCAACTGCGCCGCTGGCGGCCTGTTGATCCGCGAGCTGGGCCTGCTCGACAAATACCTGCCCCACGACGGCGCCTACAAGGACGCCAAGTACGACGTGCAGTGGAAGAACTTCACCAGCGGCGCGCCACTGACCAACGAGATGGTCGCCGGCAAACTCGACTTCGGCGCCATGGCCGATTTCCCCGGCGCGTTCAACGGCGTGGCGTTCGAAACCGCCGGCAAACACAGCCTGTTCATCAGCGTGTTGTCGGGAAGCATCAAGGGCAGCGGCAACGGCATCGTGGTGCCGAGTGCGTCTGGTGTGCAGTCGCTGAGCGAACTCAAGGGCAAGACCATTTCCGTACCGTTCGCTTCCACCGCCCACGGCATGTTGCTGCGCGCCGTGGCGGAGCAGGGCTGGGATCCGCTGAAGGATGTGAACATCATCGCCCAGCCGCCGGAGGTCGCAGGCTCTGCCTTGCAGGCCGGCAAGATCGACGCCCACGCCGACTTCGTGCCGTTCGCCGAACTGTTCCCGAGCCGTGGCTTCGCCCGCAAGATCTACGACGGCGCCCAAGCCAACGCGCCGACTTTCCACGGTGCGCTGGTCGATCAGGCTTACGCGAAGAAGTACCCGGAAATTGTCGTCGCCTACCTGCGCGCGAGCATCGAGGCCAATCAACTGCTGGCCGCCGAACCCGAGAAGTACAGCGAGCTGATCGCCAAAGTCACCGGTGTCGATGCCGAGGTCAATTACCTGTTCCACGGCCCGCTCGGCGTACAGACCCGTGACCTGAGCTGGAAACCGGAGTATCGCCAGGCTGTGGGCACCGCCATCGACACGCTGAAGCTGCTGAAGAAAGCGGATCGCGGGCTCGACCTGAATACCTTTATCGACGATCAGTACATCCGCGCGGCGTTCAAGGCCTCGAATCTGGATTACACCGCGCAACTGGCCAACTACGCGCAGACGCCGTTGAAGTCCGTCGATGCGGTGACCGGAAAGACCATTTCGGATTTCAGCCATGTTGCGGAAATCTGGGTGCGGGGTGAGGACAAGGTTCGTCGCTATTCTTCGGCTGAAGAGGCGTTTACCGCACTGGCCGGTCTGAAATCGGAAGGCAAGAACATCCGGGCGGTGTATGCGCAGGCGAGTGACAGCGGGATCAAGTTGCTGGCGGAGCAGGCTTGGTTTGCCAGTGATGGGAAGGGGCGGTTGAGTGCGTTTTTGCTTAAAGGGCAGGCTCAGCAATTTGCATCGGCGCAGGGGGGGAAGGTGTTTGATTTCACCGATGCCACGACCCAGGCCGTTGCCGCACGCTAA
- a CDS encoding ABC transporter permease: MRSMKIPKNRWIPRATSLSLCLLFWQLAASHHWNLGLVTFANVPTPVAVIEAALGLGDSGKLLQHLTASLGRVFAGYLAALIIGIALGLAIGRSKWAEDLLLPPLEVLRPIPAVAWIPLAILMFPSSELSMVFITFTGALFPILLNTVHGVEGVDPRLIASAKSLGAGRRAILLEVILPGAAPSIITGLAIGMGTSWFCLVTAEMISGQFGIGYYTWESYTIQNYADIVVGMLLIGVLGMGSSLLIKRLGGLFTPWHRPRGKA, translated from the coding sequence ATCCGCTCCATGAAAATCCCAAAAAACCGCTGGATACCAAGAGCAACCTCCCTGTCACTCTGCCTGCTCTTCTGGCAACTAGCCGCCAGCCACCACTGGAACCTGGGCCTCGTCACCTTCGCCAACGTCCCAACCCCGGTGGCCGTCATCGAAGCCGCCCTCGGCCTCGGCGACTCCGGCAAACTCCTCCAGCACCTGACCGCCAGCCTCGGCCGAGTGTTCGCCGGCTACCTTGCAGCGCTGATCATCGGCATCGCCCTGGGCCTGGCCATCGGCCGATCGAAGTGGGCCGAAGACCTGCTGCTGCCACCGCTGGAAGTCCTGCGCCCGATCCCCGCCGTCGCATGGATTCCACTGGCGATCCTGATGTTCCCGTCGTCGGAACTGTCGATGGTCTTCATCACCTTCACCGGCGCGCTGTTCCCGATTCTGCTCAACACCGTGCACGGCGTCGAAGGCGTCGACCCACGCTTGATCGCCTCGGCAAAAAGCCTCGGGGCTGGGCGGCGGGCCATCCTGCTGGAAGTGATCCTGCCGGGCGCCGCGCCGAGCATCATCACCGGCCTTGCGATCGGCATGGGCACCTCGTGGTTCTGCCTGGTGACTGCCGAAATGATCTCCGGCCAGTTCGGCATCGGTTACTACACCTGGGAGTCCTACACCATCCAGAACTACGCCGACATCGTGGTCGGCATGTTGCTGATCGGCGTATTGGGCATGGGCAGCAGCCTGCTGATCAAACGCCTGGGCGGATTGTTCACCCCCTGGCACCGACCACGAGGAAAAGCCTGA